In Papaver somniferum cultivar HN1 chromosome 1, ASM357369v1, whole genome shotgun sequence, a genomic segment contains:
- the LOC113299071 gene encoding plant intracellular Ras-group-related LRR protein 4-like yields MGSYLQTVDGVVGEIMRIHRSLPARPGLDEIEASRDLILNVEKEEQSRIEAISKQKKGIQVPEELFYVLQEMQRNLVFFQSKEEKREALKLLDLESVHCLFDEYVQRASKCLPGASNSSKNNGSMSGFSAANSNSASASSSVLGDSSISVSPSSVLFTAKESRSSSERLTSRDDSYMKAKASSLYSTDPIGTRPQIVDASLRPVISSGQGGEKLSLIKLASLIEVSAKKGTKELNLQNKLMDQVEWLPDSIGKLTGLISLDLSENRITVLPAKIGSLSSLTRLDLHSNRIEELTEAIGDLFSLVFLDLRGNQLTSLPASICKLSRLEEIDLSSNRLALLPESIGNLNSLKKFNVETNNIEELPHTIGHCTSLVELRADYNRLKALPEAMGRIETLEVLSIRYNNIKQLPTTMASLPNLKELDVSFNELEAVPESLCLATTLVKLNVGNNFADLRSLPRSIGNLEMLEELDISNNQIRFLPDSFGMLSHLRVLRAEENPLEVPPRQITEKGAQAVVQYMSELVINREVKKQPVKEKKTWAQCCFFSRPNKRKHDGMDYVKPVV; encoded by the exons ATGGGTTCATATTTGCAAACAGTGGATGGAGTAGTAGGAGAAATAATGAGAATTCATAGATCTTTACCAGCAAGACCAGGTTTAGATGAAATAGAAGCATCAAGAGATTTGATACTTAATGTCGAAAAAGAAGAACAATCAAGAATTGAAGCCATTTCTAAACAGAAAAAAGGTATACAAGTACCTGAAGAATTGTTCTACGTATTACAAGAGATGCAAAGGAATTTAGTTTTCTTTCAAAGcaaagaagagaaaagagaagCTCTTAAATTACTTGATCTCGAAAGTGTTCATTGTttgtttgatgaatatgttcaAAGAGCTTCTAAATGTCTTCCTGGTGCTTCAAATTCTTCTAAgaataatgggtctatgagtggGTTTTCTGCTGCGAATTCCAATTcggcttcagcttcttcttctgttCTGGGTGATTCTTCGATTTCGGTTTCGCCTTCGTCTGTTTTATTCACCGCCAAAGAGTCCAGAAGTAGTTCTGAGAGGCTCACTAGTCGAGATGATAGTTATATGAAAGCTAAAGCTTCGTCACTCTACAGTACTGATCCTATTGGTACTAGACCGCAGATTGTTGATGCTTCTCTCAGACCAGTAATATCTTCTG GTCAAGGTGGTGAGAAATTGAGTCTGATAAAACTGGCTAGTTTAATTGAAGTATCTGCGAAAAAGGGTACAAAGGAGTTAAATCTGCAGAACAAATTAATGGACCAGGTTGAGTGGTTACCGGATTCAATAGGGAAGTTAACGGGGTTGATCAGTTTAGATTTGTCTGAGAACCGAATTACAGTCCTACCTGCAAAGATCGGAAGCCTTTCTTCATTAACCAGATTAGATTTGCATTCAAACAGAATAGAAGAACTCACTGAAGCCATTGGCGATCTCTTTAGTCTGGTCTTTCTGGATTTGAGAGGAAATCAGTTGACTTCTCTACCAGCCAGTATATGTAAATTATCGCGGCTTGAAGAGATCGATCTTAGCTCGAATAGGTTGGCATTGCTTCCTGAATCTATTGGGAACCTCAACAGCTTGAAGAAGTTCAATGTGGAGACTAACAATATCGAAGAACTTCCACATACGATTGGTCATTGTACTTCACTTGTTGAGCTCCGGGCGGATTATAACCGGTTAAAAGCACTACCGGAAGCCATGGGTAGGATAGAGACACTTGAGGTTCTATCTATTAGGTACAATAATATCAAGCAATTGCCAACCACTATGGCATCTCTACCGAATTTGAAAGAGCTAGATGTTAGCTTCAATGAGCTGGAAGCCGTTCCAGAGAGTTTGTGCCTTGCTACTACACTTGTAAAATTGAATGTAGGCAACAATTTTGCTGATTTACGATCTCTACCAAGGTCCATTGGTAATTTGGAAATGCTAGAGGAGTTGGATATCAGTAATAATCAGATAAGGTTCCTTCCAGATTCTTTTGGCATGCTTTCCCATTTACGAGTTCTTCGCGCTGAAGAAAATCCTCTAGAAGTACCCCCAAGACAAATCACAGAAAAGGGTGCACAG GCTGTCGTCCAATACATGTCCGAGCTTGTGATTAACCGGGAAGTTAAGAAACAACCagttaaggaaaaaaaaacttgggctcagtgttgctTTTTTTCAAGACCTAACAAGAGGAAGCATGATGGGATGGACTATGTCAAACCTGTAGTGTGA